Proteins co-encoded in one Flavobacteriaceae bacterium MAR_2009_75 genomic window:
- a CDS encoding glycosyltransferase involved in cell wall biosynthesis, with translation MRIGIVSGCDIREFAAFFKEKEFKVLCENCKPNAGPAINTLLLSFLKAGHHVRIFTLTKEDFVLKGENIEIYGVRAFTGYPIKYLWGAFSNAKNVKRVVKKNIGDLDVLHAHWTYSYAYAAKDFSDKLPVFCTVRDWASYIWKVESYKNKITWSFRYVMNELVFRNKKLHFIANSPYIATLIQRKYQLEVPIIPNPIKQSFLTNKERVKPNNLELLCISTSNDKRKNIETLLKAFQKVIEKYPSARLSLIGNPFTEDSPKISDWKRKGWLHKVLLMGPIDHNRLINHLDKTCIFVTPSLEESFGNTLLEGMARKVPVIAGKNSGAVPYVLKQGKAGFLCDVSDVDDLAQTIIYVYKNQEKVNDVVNYAFKHLVENYLDKNVCDKHIQYYKLYQLDYKTGLGVGEK, from the coding sequence TTGAGAATAGGAATAGTTTCTGGGTGTGATATAAGAGAATTTGCCGCCTTTTTTAAAGAAAAGGAATTTAAAGTTCTTTGTGAAAATTGCAAGCCTAATGCAGGGCCTGCTATTAACACATTGTTGTTGTCTTTTTTAAAAGCAGGCCATCATGTTCGTATTTTTACATTGACCAAAGAAGATTTTGTGCTTAAGGGCGAGAATATAGAAATCTATGGGGTAAGAGCTTTTACGGGATATCCTATAAAGTACCTTTGGGGGGCTTTTAGTAATGCGAAGAATGTCAAAAGAGTCGTAAAAAAAAATATTGGGGATTTAGATGTACTGCATGCGCATTGGACTTATTCTTATGCCTATGCAGCAAAGGACTTCTCGGATAAATTACCTGTTTTTTGTACGGTGCGAGATTGGGCATCCTATATTTGGAAGGTTGAGTCCTATAAGAATAAGATTACATGGTCTTTTCGATATGTAATGAATGAGTTGGTTTTCCGAAATAAGAAACTACATTTTATAGCCAACTCACCTTATATCGCTACTCTAATACAAAGGAAGTATCAATTGGAAGTTCCAATAATTCCCAATCCGATAAAACAATCTTTTTTGACGAATAAGGAAAGAGTAAAACCCAATAATTTAGAATTATTATGTATTTCTACAAGTAATGATAAAAGAAAAAATATAGAAACCTTATTAAAGGCGTTTCAAAAAGTAATTGAGAAGTATCCCTCTGCCCGTTTATCATTGATTGGAAATCCATTTACAGAAGATTCCCCAAAAATATCGGATTGGAAACGGAAGGGGTGGTTACACAAAGTATTATTGATGGGCCCCATAGACCATAACAGACTCATAAATCACTTAGACAAAACCTGCATTTTTGTAACTCCCTCTTTAGAGGAATCCTTTGGTAATACCTTATTGGAGGGGATGGCGCGTAAAGTGCCTGTGATAGCAGGTAAGAATTCCGGAGCAGTTCCCTATGTTTTGAAACAGGGGAAAGCAGGGTTTTTGTGTGATGTTTCAGATGTTGATGATTTAGCCCAAACCATAATATATGTTTATAAGAATCAAGAGAAAGTTAACGATGTGGTAAACTATGCTTTTAAGCACTTAGTGGAAAATTATCTGGATAAAAACGTATGTGATAAACATATTCAGTACTATAAACTTTATCAATTAGATTATAAGACTGGTTTAGGAGTTGGAGAAAAATAA
- a CDS encoding succinyltransferase-like protein, which produces MFPLIYKAFRKAIFLLLNLFNRYITLIVLKGNKVDFKKFTTNGVPYLMVSRGGKMTLANNFSMNNGINGSPNGSRGKCAFFVDKGAVLIIGENVGATQATIRCHFKITIGNYVNIGRGTKIFDTDFHALDPAIRSSKEDLLHRKVSPVIVNDYAFIGAYSIILKGVTIGKNSIVGAGSVVTKSIPDNQIWAGNPAKFIREV; this is translated from the coding sequence GTGTTCCCATTAATCTACAAGGCTTTTAGAAAAGCTATTTTTTTGTTACTAAACTTGTTTAATAGATATATTACCTTAATTGTCTTAAAAGGAAATAAGGTTGATTTTAAGAAGTTTACTACCAACGGAGTTCCTTATTTAATGGTATCCCGAGGAGGTAAAATGACACTTGCCAACAATTTTTCCATGAATAACGGTATTAATGGTTCTCCAAATGGCAGTAGGGGGAAATGCGCTTTTTTCGTTGATAAAGGTGCCGTCTTAATAATTGGCGAAAATGTCGGGGCAACACAGGCCACCATACGCTGTCATTTTAAAATTACTATAGGAAATTATGTTAACATAGGAAGGGGGACAAAAATTTTTGATACGGATTTTCATGCCCTTGATCCTGCAATACGCTCAAGTAAGGAAGATCTTTTACACCGAAAGGTATCCCCTGTAATTGTTAACGATTATGCTTTTATTGGTGCTTATTCAATTATTCTAAAAGGGGTAACCATTGGAAAAAACTCGATAGTGGGGGCAGGTTCGGTAGTTACGAAATCCATCCCCGATAACCAAATATGGGCCGGCAACCCCGCAAAATTTATTAGAGAGGTTTGA
- a CDS encoding GT2 family glycosyltransferase, giving the protein MKNIAVLLTVFNRKKKTLTALRQLFTQQSPEAIAVEVFMVDDGCTDGTSEAVAQQFPEVNIIKSDGDLFWNRGMHLAWKTAIQGKNYDFYFWLNDDTLLNFNALAVLLQTSEKEGHQAIVVGTTSALKEANVLTYGGRKSNGELVIPQKTPSPCAYFNGNIVLIPKAVYQRVGTNDPVFHHALGDFDYGERAAKKGIKNIVAPGILGKCDTHESLATWCNPQKPFTKRWQAFRSPLGNNPEEFFVYEKRHGGLLKAIFHYGTNHLRVLFPQLWNFKA; this is encoded by the coding sequence ATGAAAAATATTGCTGTCTTGTTAACCGTATTCAACCGTAAGAAAAAGACTCTTACGGCACTACGGCAGCTTTTTACCCAACAATCGCCAGAAGCGATTGCTGTAGAAGTGTTTATGGTAGATGATGGTTGTACTGATGGAACTTCAGAAGCGGTAGCCCAACAGTTCCCAGAAGTAAATATCATTAAAAGTGATGGAGACTTGTTTTGGAACCGGGGCATGCATTTGGCTTGGAAAACAGCGATCCAAGGGAAAAATTATGATTTTTATTTTTGGTTGAACGACGATACACTTTTAAATTTCAATGCATTGGCGGTACTCCTACAAACTTCGGAAAAGGAAGGCCATCAAGCCATCGTAGTAGGTACTACAAGCGCTCTAAAAGAAGCTAATGTATTGACCTATGGTGGTAGAAAATCGAATGGGGAATTGGTTATCCCCCAAAAAACACCCTCGCCCTGTGCCTATTTTAATGGAAATATTGTTTTGATCCCCAAAGCAGTATATCAAAGGGTGGGGACTAACGATCCTGTTTTTCACCACGCCTTAGGAGATTTTGACTATGGTGAGCGTGCAGCAAAAAAGGGCATTAAAAATATAGTGGCCCCGGGCATTTTGGGAAAATGTGATACCCATGAGAGTTTGGCCACTTGGTGCAATCCACAAAAGCCTTTTACCAAACGTTGGCAAGCCTTTCGTTCGCCCTTAGGGAACAACCCCGAGGAATTTTTTGTCTATGAAAAAAGGCATGGCGGGTTGTTAAAAGCCATATTTCATTATGGTACCAATCATTTACGAGTGCTGTTTCCCCAGCTCTGGAACTTTAAGGCCTAA
- a CDS encoding glycosyl transferase family 2 translates to MLAPICLFVYNRLTVTQETILALQKNYLASESNLIIFSDGPKNESAQKKVTDVRQYIQSVRGFKSVTVVEALQNKGLGTSIIEGVSQIVKQYGRAIVLEDDLYTTPNFLDYMNQALDFYQDHNRIISICGYGLKIKRPKDYSSDFYLYGRSSSWGWATWQHQWETVDWEVKDWEAFKADKEAIKAFNYNGSDMFRMLKSVVEGGNNTWAIRFCYAQFKQQKYSLMPFKSFVENNGFDAEGTNTKYRFSRFKTQMDSGKKRKFTFDLSARVNRQIEEECYKYHSIPIRVYSRIRYLLGL, encoded by the coding sequence ATGCTAGCTCCCATTTGTTTATTTGTCTATAACCGCCTAACGGTGACCCAAGAAACGATTCTGGCCCTCCAAAAGAATTATTTGGCTTCGGAAAGCAACTTGATTATTTTTTCCGATGGCCCTAAGAACGAATCTGCCCAAAAGAAGGTGACCGACGTACGCCAATACATACAAAGTGTTCGAGGGTTTAAATCGGTAACTGTAGTGGAGGCTCTGCAGAATAAAGGCTTGGGCACTTCTATTATAGAAGGGGTAAGTCAAATAGTAAAGCAATATGGCAGGGCCATTGTTTTGGAAGATGACCTCTATACCACTCCCAATTTTCTGGATTATATGAATCAGGCCTTGGACTTTTATCAAGACCATAATCGTATTATTTCTATCTGTGGCTACGGTCTTAAAATCAAAAGACCCAAGGACTATTCTTCGGACTTTTATCTCTATGGCCGATCCTCTTCATGGGGTTGGGCCACTTGGCAACATCAATGGGAAACCGTAGATTGGGAGGTAAAGGATTGGGAGGCATTTAAGGCCGATAAAGAGGCCATTAAAGCTTTTAATTATAATGGCAGTGATATGTTTCGGATGTTAAAAAGCGTAGTAGAGGGCGGAAATAATACTTGGGCCATCCGCTTTTGCTATGCTCAATTCAAACAACAAAAGTACTCCCTGATGCCCTTTAAATCCTTTGTTGAAAACAATGGGTTTGATGCAGAGGGTACCAATACCAAATACAGGTTCTCGCGATTTAAGACCCAAATGGATTCAGGAAAAAAAAGAAAGTTTACATTTGACTTGAGTGCACGGGTGAATAGGCAAATTGAAGAGGAATGCTATAAATATCATAGCATTCCAATTCGTGTCTATTCACGGATCCGTTACCTTCTAGGACTGTAA
- a CDS encoding glycosyltransferase involved in cell wall biosynthesis has translation MKKKQKILYVMHMPPPIHGASIMGRYVHESDLINQTFDCRFINLSASSELKDIGRLSIRKVKNMSVGLIKVLKLIREYKPEVCYLTPSSSGLAFYRDFLWVQSIKLMGVKIVLHFHNKAHPSWVSKSFNRFLLRRFYDNVKIILLGKQLYSEKEPFLAESEVYYLPNGVPSMASESPMQSNKGNKAMNFLFLSNMIEEKGVYILLEACRILKELNYIFKCDFVGQYKDVSETDFNNMIKTYGLQDEARARGPQYGNEKNMFFEQADVFVFPTHYQDECFPLVLLEAMDYSLPCISTINGAIPSVIEEGQTGYCIPQKDIECLVDRMIWMIENPKARIMMGAKGKERFHEKFTLNIFEKQLVNIFNDVIGKNDITSRRNTLVSVKQNV, from the coding sequence ATGAAAAAAAAACAGAAAATTTTATATGTCATGCACATGCCACCTCCCATACATGGGGCTTCTATCATGGGGCGATATGTGCATGAAAGTGATTTGATCAACCAAACATTTGATTGTAGATTTATAAATCTTTCCGCTTCTTCTGAATTAAAAGATATTGGGCGATTGAGTATTAGGAAGGTGAAGAATATGTCCGTTGGTCTGATTAAAGTGCTTAAGCTTATCCGTGAATACAAACCAGAGGTATGTTATCTGACACCCAGTTCTTCCGGTTTAGCATTCTATAGAGATTTTTTGTGGGTACAGAGTATAAAACTTATGGGAGTTAAGATTGTTTTACATTTTCATAATAAGGCACATCCATCGTGGGTTTCAAAATCTTTCAATAGATTCTTATTAAGACGCTTTTATGATAATGTAAAAATAATTTTATTGGGTAAGCAATTGTATTCAGAAAAAGAGCCTTTTCTAGCAGAAAGTGAGGTTTATTATCTTCCTAACGGTGTGCCCTCGATGGCAAGTGAAAGCCCTATGCAATCAAACAAAGGAAATAAGGCTATGAATTTTCTTTTTTTATCCAATATGATTGAAGAAAAAGGGGTTTATATATTGTTGGAGGCATGTCGAATATTAAAAGAACTGAATTATATTTTTAAATGTGATTTTGTAGGCCAATACAAAGATGTATCTGAAACGGATTTCAACAATATGATAAAAACTTATGGACTTCAAGACGAGGCTAGGGCTCGAGGTCCCCAATATGGGAATGAAAAAAATATGTTTTTTGAACAAGCTGATGTATTTGTGTTTCCTACCCACTATCAAGATGAATGTTTCCCCTTGGTGCTGTTGGAGGCCATGGATTATTCCTTGCCCTGTATTTCAACTATAAACGGAGCCATACCCTCAGTAATTGAAGAAGGGCAAACAGGCTATTGCATACCTCAAAAAGATATAGAATGCTTGGTCGATCGTATGATTTGGATGATAGAAAACCCTAAAGCCAGAATTATGATGGGAGCCAAAGGAAAAGAGCGGTTTCATGAAAAGTTTACCCTCAATATTTTTGAAAAACAATTGGTAAACATTTTTAATGATGTAATAGGTAAGAATGATATAACATCAAGAAGGAATACCTTGGTTAGCGTAAAACAAAATGTTTAA
- a CDS encoding capsular exopolysaccharide synthesis family protein, translating into MTNQIFVEEKPIDVTELIGAYLRYWQWFVLSALVALILSVIYLKLTKPVYRSQASIIIEDEKGKPNSSAAGGFVDLGMIEGLSTSSIENEIGLISSRRLMTNAVKALGLQMVHYTSGDIIGIKSEKLPIKELYKQTPYKLRLVRTDKSKLRQAIEYEQNILEITMLSDEKVRIEQLEGNYKATHSFGDVVKLNFAEFIVEKNNTVLQQEDEDEDEEELRIFRVKFLSYEAVANTLRKQLEVSLVDDNSTLIQLAINNRVAEKAEDILDQLVFEYNQEAIEDKNLIARNTAFFIDERLKIINSELDSVESGKEEFKTSNQLTDIQTESSIIIQNVSDYNNKQQEIATQLEVTNAMMEHVSNDQLSLLPTNMGVGESSLGLFVDEYNQLVLERNRLLKGATETNPLVVNMTNQLREIKENIRQSLISTRSNLRITRDNIRRQAGILGSQISEKPSQEREYRGIERQQNIKESLYLFLLQKREENSLSLAAKAPKAKIVDEAYRLEAPVSPNTKMVLGLGLIGGLLIPFLVISGKRILDDKINTRDDIKEYTEAIPILGEVPHISSDGPTLVSGDERSILSESYNILSANLNYILTKEEPSTKGKCIYITSSAQGEGKTFTTINMAMTLAETGKKVIIVGADLRNPQLHRHEKNGLAKEGLSTYLTDDRKSILEYVEASSLHTGLSVIPSGPIPHNPIQLLRSEKIAPMLEQLKEVFDYVIVDTAPAMILADTFLISRYADLTLYLIRAGKSKKRVLEFALESYAEGKFINPIFLLNDVNMADASYGYKYGYNYGKEQEVSPIDYILKKTKSIFSKSNLEKIKSLFSKSNLDKLKSLFTKSKKKK; encoded by the coding sequence ATGACGAATCAAATTTTTGTAGAGGAAAAACCAATAGACGTTACTGAACTTATTGGAGCTTATTTACGCTATTGGCAATGGTTTGTACTTTCTGCACTGGTCGCTTTGATTTTGTCAGTAATTTATTTAAAGCTGACGAAGCCAGTTTATAGATCACAAGCTTCTATCATCATTGAAGACGAGAAAGGAAAGCCCAATAGTTCAGCAGCTGGAGGATTTGTCGATTTGGGGATGATTGAGGGATTAAGTACTAGTAGTATTGAAAATGAAATAGGCTTGATTAGTTCCAGACGTTTGATGACCAATGCCGTAAAAGCCTTAGGCCTCCAGATGGTACATTACACCTCTGGAGATATAATAGGTATTAAAAGTGAAAAGCTGCCTATAAAAGAACTCTACAAACAAACCCCCTATAAATTACGTTTGGTAAGAACGGACAAATCAAAGCTTAGACAGGCTATTGAGTACGAGCAGAATATTCTCGAAATCACGATGCTTTCCGATGAAAAGGTAAGGATAGAACAACTAGAAGGAAATTACAAAGCGACTCATAGCTTTGGTGATGTGGTCAAATTAAACTTTGCTGAGTTTATAGTGGAAAAAAATAATACTGTTCTCCAGCAAGAGGATGAAGATGAGGATGAAGAGGAGCTGCGTATCTTTAGAGTTAAGTTTTTATCCTACGAGGCAGTGGCAAATACCCTTCGCAAACAATTAGAAGTTTCTTTGGTAGATGATAACTCTACTCTTATCCAATTGGCTATTAATAATAGGGTTGCCGAAAAGGCTGAGGATATCTTGGATCAATTGGTTTTTGAGTATAACCAAGAGGCTATTGAAGACAAGAACCTCATTGCACGAAATACCGCCTTTTTTATCGATGAACGCCTAAAAATAATTAATAGTGAACTGGATTCTGTAGAAAGCGGGAAAGAAGAGTTTAAGACGTCTAATCAATTAACTGACATCCAGACCGAATCCTCGATTATTATTCAAAACGTTAGTGACTACAACAACAAACAGCAAGAAATCGCTACCCAATTGGAGGTGACCAACGCCATGATGGAACATGTAAGTAATGACCAATTAAGTTTGTTGCCAACCAATATGGGGGTAGGGGAATCATCTCTGGGATTATTCGTAGACGAATACAACCAATTGGTATTGGAGCGCAACCGCTTGCTAAAAGGAGCCACGGAAACCAACCCCTTGGTGGTCAACATGACGAACCAGCTGCGCGAAATCAAAGAAAATATTCGCCAAAGTTTGATAAGTACGCGTTCGAATTTAAGAATTACACGAGATAACATTCGCCGACAAGCTGGGATTTTGGGTTCTCAAATTTCTGAAAAACCGTCTCAAGAGCGTGAATATAGGGGGATTGAACGTCAACAAAATATTAAAGAATCGCTCTACTTGTTCCTTTTGCAGAAAAGGGAAGAAAATTCCCTTTCCCTAGCGGCCAAGGCGCCTAAAGCTAAAATTGTGGATGAGGCCTATCGTTTGGAAGCTCCTGTATCACCCAATACCAAAATGGTCTTAGGTCTTGGCCTAATCGGTGGGCTATTAATACCATTTTTAGTTATTAGTGGGAAACGAATTTTGGACGATAAGATTAATACCAGAGATGATATTAAAGAATATACAGAAGCGATTCCAATCTTAGGAGAAGTACCTCATATCTCATCAGATGGTCCCACTTTGGTTTCTGGTGACGAACGGTCGATACTCTCAGAATCGTATAATATATTAAGTGCCAACCTCAACTATATTCTAACAAAAGAAGAACCTAGTACGAAAGGTAAATGTATATACATAACCTCTTCGGCCCAGGGCGAAGGAAAAACATTTACCACTATTAATATGGCTATGACCTTAGCGGAAACGGGCAAAAAAGTGATTATAGTGGGGGCAGATTTACGAAACCCACAGTTGCATAGACATGAGAAAAATGGTCTTGCTAAAGAAGGCTTAAGCACTTATCTCACTGATGATAGAAAAAGTATTTTGGAATATGTAGAAGCTTCCAGTTTGCATACAGGTTTAAGCGTGATTCCTTCCGGTCCCATTCCGCATAACCCGATCCAACTGTTGCGTAGTGAAAAGATAGCTCCTATGTTAGAGCAATTGAAAGAGGTATTCGATTATGTAATCGTTGATACAGCTCCGGCCATGATTCTGGCCGATACCTTTTTAATCAGTAGATATGCTGATTTAACTCTCTATTTGATTCGGGCGGGTAAATCGAAGAAAAGGGTACTGGAATTTGCCTTGGAATCATATGCCGAAGGCAAGTTTATAAATCCTATTTTCCTCCTAAATGATGTAAATATGGCCGATGCCAGTTATGGTTATAAGTATGGCTATAACTATGGTAAAGAGCAAGAGGTTTCACCAATAGATTATATCTTGAAAAAAACTAAGTCTATTTTTTCAAAGTCTAATCTCGAAAAGATTAAATCTTTGTTTTCAAAATCTAATCTAGATAAACTGAAATCTTTGTTTACAAAATCTAAAAAAAAGAAATAG
- a CDS encoding putative colanic acid biosynthesis UDP-glucose lipid carrier transferase gives MKTLKNSDLIIPISILVHLSILNGVLFVLTPSTYLNPYHILHYNISWLLITYGLNFYPTDRNEMFITNVHKMLQLYLIYGLAYFALFGITGKIYESLSYQFLVYLLLCASLTLYRIIFYALRRNYRKLGGNSVKVVVIGRDKNLKKVRALFDEPDLGYRYMGYFDDKKTKSKTYLGPVLDCFLYLLENDIDEVYCTASKFNHRELKNLIDFADNNLIRIKIIPDNKDIFSRSMTIENFGAVPVLNLRKVPLDTEYGRVAKRIFDLLFSSLVIVLVLSWLTPLLYALINYESRGPLFFKQKRHGFKRRIFWCYKFRSMHLSDNANLKMATKNDHRITKVGKFIRKTSIDELPQFINVFLGDMSVVGPRPHMELHTEDYETTVNKYLVRHFVKPGITGLAQIKGYRGEIVQLADILNRTKLDIFYVEKWSLRLDIKIIFLTVCNALRGEEKAY, from the coding sequence ATGAAAACACTAAAGAATTCTGATTTGATTATACCAATATCTATATTGGTTCATCTCAGCATATTAAACGGTGTATTATTTGTATTAACACCATCTACCTACCTCAACCCCTATCACATACTACACTATAATATTTCGTGGTTGTTGATTACCTACGGACTCAATTTCTACCCTACCGATAGAAATGAAATGTTCATCACCAACGTACATAAAATGCTACAGCTGTACCTGATCTATGGTCTGGCCTACTTTGCCTTGTTTGGCATCACAGGTAAAATATATGAGTCGCTGAGCTATCAATTTTTGGTATACCTACTACTGTGTGCATCGCTTACCTTATACCGCATCATATTTTACGCACTTCGAAGAAATTATAGAAAATTGGGGGGCAATTCGGTAAAAGTGGTAGTCATCGGTCGTGACAAAAACCTGAAAAAGGTAAGGGCCTTGTTTGATGAACCCGACTTGGGCTATCGGTATATGGGCTATTTTGATGACAAAAAAACAAAGAGTAAAACCTATTTGGGCCCTGTACTTGACTGCTTTCTTTACTTACTCGAAAATGATATCGACGAAGTATACTGCACTGCTTCAAAGTTCAACCATAGAGAATTAAAGAACCTAATCGATTTTGCCGATAATAATCTCATTCGAATAAAAATAATACCGGATAACAAAGATATTTTCTCAAGATCAATGACCATAGAGAATTTTGGAGCAGTACCTGTACTCAACCTTCGAAAGGTTCCTCTAGATACTGAATATGGTCGCGTTGCCAAACGTATTTTTGATCTTCTCTTCTCTTCGCTGGTTATAGTTTTGGTATTGTCATGGCTCACCCCACTCCTATACGCACTCATCAATTATGAATCTCGAGGACCCTTATTTTTCAAACAAAAACGACATGGTTTTAAACGAAGAATATTTTGGTGCTACAAATTTAGATCGATGCATCTTTCAGACAATGCAAATTTAAAAATGGCCACCAAGAATGATCATAGAATTACGAAAGTCGGTAAGTTCATAAGAAAAACAAGCATTGATGAGTTGCCCCAATTTATCAATGTTTTTTTAGGAGATATGAGCGTGGTGGGGCCACGGCCCCATATGGAGCTACATACTGAAGATTATGAAACCACAGTAAACAAGTATTTGGTCAGGCATTTCGTAAAACCGGGTATAACCGGTCTCGCTCAAATTAAGGGCTACAGAGGTGAAATAGTACAACTCGCCGATATTCTCAACCGTACAAAGCTGGATATTTTCTATGTAGAAAAATGGTCGCTGAGGCTTGATATAAAGATTATTTTTCTTACCGTTTGCAATGCACTAAGAGGCGAAGAGAAAGCCTATTAG
- a CDS encoding glutathione-regulated potassium-efflux system ancillary protein KefG — MNSILILFAHPKFEQSRTNKHLVRQLETLEGVTFHDLYESYPDFHINISFEKELLAQHDILVWHHPLYWYSCPPLMKQWIDLVLEYNWAYGPKGQALLHKKCLNVITTGGSRALYCAEGSNHYSVNEFLRPFEQTARLCHMQYLPPFTVMGTHQLSDEQLTEKSEQYVQMLKFLQQDCSPQAMEDCAMLNDISELN, encoded by the coding sequence ATGAATTCCATCTTGATTCTTTTTGCCCATCCAAAATTTGAGCAGAGTCGTACCAACAAGCATTTGGTACGGCAACTAGAAACGCTCGAAGGGGTTACCTTTCACGATCTTTACGAAAGCTATCCCGATTTTCACATCAATATTTCTTTTGAAAAAGAGTTACTCGCCCAACACGATATTTTGGTGTGGCACCACCCGCTCTATTGGTACAGTTGTCCGCCGCTGATGAAGCAGTGGATCGACCTGGTACTCGAATACAATTGGGCCTATGGCCCCAAGGGCCAAGCCCTACTACACAAAAAGTGTTTAAACGTCATAACTACCGGGGGTTCTCGGGCGTTATATTGCGCAGAAGGCAGCAACCACTATTCGGTGAACGAGTTTTTGCGCCCTTTCGAGCAGACGGCCCGACTGTGCCATATGCAGTACCTGCCCCCCTTTACGGTTATGGGTACCCATCAGCTTTCTGATGAGCAGCTTACGGAAAAAAGCGAGCAATATGTACAGATGCTTAAATTTTTACAACAAGACTGTTCGCCACAAGCTATGGAAGACTGTGCCATGCTAAACGATATTTCAGAACTCAACTAA